In the genome of Entelurus aequoreus isolate RoL-2023_Sb linkage group LG08, RoL_Eaeq_v1.1, whole genome shotgun sequence, one region contains:
- the LOC133654969 gene encoding C1q-related factor-like translates to MLVLVLVVIIPVLVSSVGSGGGEDGAGRYEMLGTCRMVCDPFPTGEPVTAELQVEAGLADHSIGPPLHTYGAHGSPGRHGRPGNPGPPGPPGEPGPPGPKGPPGDAMDVVRKGILGFGGKGSVSTTTYTTTPRVAFYAGLRNPQEGYDILRFDDVVTNIGGNFEGATGKFTCKIPGTYFFIYNVLMRGGDGTSMWADLIKNGLVRASAIAQDQDQSYDYASNNVILHLDAGDEVFIKLDGGKAHGGNSNKYSTFSGFILYAD, encoded by the exons atgctggtcctggtcctggtggtCATCATCCCCGTGCTGGTCAGCTCCGTGGGGTCGGGCGGCGGAGAGGACGGCGCCGGCCGCTACGAGATGCTGGGGACGTGCCGCATGGTGTGCGACCCCTTCCCCACGGGGGAGCCCGTCACCGCCGAGCTACAGGTGGAAGCCGGTTTGGCCGATCACAGCATCGGACCGCCGTTGCACACGTACGGCGCTCACGGCTCCCCCGGCAGACACGGTCGCCCCGGCAACCCCGGACCCCCGGGCCCACCTGGAGAACCAGGTCCTCCGGGACCCAAAGGACCCCCCGGGGATGCCATGGACGTGGTCCGGAAGGGGATTCTCGGATTCGGGGGCAAAGGCTCGGTCAGCACCACCACCTACACCACCACGCCCCGGGTGGCTTTTTACGCGGGACTCCGGAACCCGCAGGAAGGTTACGACATCCTCCGCTTCGACGACGTGGTGACCAACATCGGGGGCAACTTTGAGGGCGCCACGGGGAAGTTCACCTGTAAGATCCCCGGCACCTACTTTTTCATATACAACGTTCTGATGAGGGGTGGAGACGGCACCAGCATGTGGGCGGACCTCATCAAGAACGGTCTG GTGAGGGCCAGTGCAATCgcccaggaccaggaccagagtTACGACTACGCCAGCAACAACGTCATTCTGCACCTGGACGCGGGCGACGAGGTCTTCATCAAACTGGACGGGGGAAAGGCCCACGGCGGCAACAGCAACAAGTACAGCACCTTTTCGGGCTTCATTCTCTACGCCGACTAG